A segment of the Pseudoalteromonas sp. UG3-2 genome:
AATTTGCTCTGGCTGTGGTGACGGAGTTTCAGTTTGCTCATCCGAAAGCTCTGGTGCCACTGCTATAAACTTTTGTTGCTTGCGTCTTTTTATATATTGGGTGATCCAGTCGTGGGTCAGTGTGACTACATTGGGGTGCTTAAACACCTCATGAAACGCCAGTCGAATGTTGTTGAACTCTTTTGCTGCTGGGCTCGTTTCTGGGGCACCATAATCATGCCTAAAGTTCCACTCAAAGCCACTGGTTAAGGCGCTTTTACTGATATTACTAGATCCAACAAAAGCACAACCCGACACCAACTCACCTTGCTTACTGTTCTTTACGAAGATATATGACTTCATATGAAAGCTTTGATTAGACTGAGTTTGATAAATGCGAATATCAGCGCCTCTATCGACCAGTGCCATCAGCTCCCGCAAAGCACTAGGGTGGCTAATATCTAAATAATCAGATGTCAGTAGCTTTAACTGCGCGCCATTTGCCAACGCTTCAGAAAAAGAATCAAACAACAATGCCAAGCCACTCGGCTGAATAAAAGAAACTGTTACTTCAATCTCGTCAGCATGGTTAATTGCATGCAGTAAATGAGGTAATAACGGATCTTCGCCGCCACACGTCAGCTGTTTAGCCTCTAACTGTAATTGCATTTCTTGTTGTTTTGTCGCCATTGGTTACTCTTAACGTCTCTTTAGCAGCGCATTTAACCACAGCTCATGTTCTCTGCCGGGCCGTTGATCGCAAGTTTGCCAAACTTCGAAGACCTCAAGCCATTGCTGCTTAGCCACAAGCTCGGCTAAACCACTCTCATTTAGATCCGTAAAATGCCTACCTTGTGCATTACGCTCCGCGTCACCGTATTTAAAGCTGACATAAAGGGTACCGCCGGACTTTAATGCTGTTGTTAAATTTTGAAAGGCGCTAGGTAATTCCTCTTGTTTTACATGCAACAAACTGGCGCAGCACCATATGCCATCGTATTGCTGATTTTCAGACAACTCTGCAAAGGTTTTAACCTGTACTTTTTCGCCAAGTAAGTTACTGGCAAAAGCAGCCAACTCAGGGCAAGCGTCAAAAGCACTGACCTTAAAGCCCACTTTTTTAAAATGCAGCGCGTCCCGCCCTGAGCCGCAGCCAGCATCTAAAATATGACCACCAGCGGGAATATTGGGGAGAAAGCGCTGATATAAGGGGCTCATGTCAACATTTAAAGTCGACTCAGTAAAAGATTGACTGTTCTTACGATAAAACTCAACAGTTGCGTTTGGCATGCTTTACCTTTTGTTTTTTCGGCAAAATTTAAATCCTTTCTAAGTTAATATTAAACCTGAAAATGAGCTAATTTCATAGTAAACATGCTTAGATACCTCGGTTTACATCAATGAAACAATCACATACATTGGATGTTAGGCATTGACGAAGCGAGGAAGCGCCATGCATTTCAAACATAAAATCACCAATGAACGGCCTTATAACACCGGTGGAAATGAGGCCAGTAGCCTAGAGAGTGATCGGGGTCGTATCATCAACAGTGCGGCGCTTCGGCGGTTGCAG
Coding sequences within it:
- a CDS encoding class I SAM-dependent methyltransferase, translated to MPNATVEFYRKNSQSFTESTLNVDMSPLYQRFLPNIPAGGHILDAGCGSGRDALHFKKVGFKVSAFDACPELAAFASNLLGEKVQVKTFAELSENQQYDGIWCCASLLHVKQEELPSAFQNLTTALKSGGTLYVSFKYGDAERNAQGRHFTDLNESGLAELVAKQQWLEVFEVWQTCDQRPGREHELWLNALLKRR